A stretch of DNA from Mesorhizobium onobrychidis:
GGCAATCTCCCGCCTGAGCTGCGGCTCGAGGCCGTCGGCAAACTTCTTGCCGATGAGACCCGCGCTGTACGGGTGGCCGCCGTAATGGCTCTCGGCAATGCGCCGACCGGCGACCTGCTGGGTGATCAACGCCGCGATTTCGACGCTGCGGTGGAAGACCTTCGCGCGTTTGTGCAGGCGAATGCGGATATGGCGGAAGCACAGAACAGCTACGGCCTCTTCCTGATGGGGCAACGCCAAGCGGCTGAAGCGGAAGCTGCGCTTCGTCGCGCCATCTCTCTCGACAGCAGCCTCGCCGGAGCGCACGCCAATCTGGCCGAACTTTACAGGGCGACCGGCCAGAACGAGAAGTCGGAAAGCACCTACGCTGAGGCCATTAGGGTTTCGCCCGAAGATCCGCTGCTCCGATACGGTCACGCCCTGTCGCTGGTTCGCGCGAAAAACATGACTGGCGCAATAAGCGAGTTGGAGGCTTCGGTGCGGCTTGCTCCAGCCAATGTTCAATACAGGACCACGCTAGCGATAGCTCTCGACTCGGTCGGTCGCACCGGCGATGCATTCCAAATGCTTGGCGAATCGGTCACCAACGGCTCCGCCGATCCGAACCTGCTCGGCACCGCCATTCAATTTGGGCTTAAGTTGCGGCGCTACCCCGAAACGCTGAGACTGGCTGAAGAACTTGCCCGGCAGCAACCGGACAACGCGCAACTTGCCGACTTGATCGTGCAATTGCGCGCTAGCCGATGAGTGGGAACGCTTGCAGATATTCAGCCAGCGGCAGCTATTGGCCTAACTTTCCTGTTCAATGAGCATAAGCTCCGCCTTTTCTGCCGTCAGCCGCCGCGACCTGTTCTTGTGCAAAGACAGGATGCGCCGAGCCAAACCCGGCAAGCAGCAGCGCCAGCGCCGCAGCGCCGACCTTCAACATATCATTGCCCGTCATGCTTCGATCCTCCCTGTCTGTCTCGGCAAGCCTTAGGCCGGGCCTTTTTTGCAGTATTTGTCACGTTCTGCGTGCAATGCAGCGGAAACCTAAATGGCACGTCGACGTATCGATCGGCTGCGCCATCCGCGCGGCCGGGCGGTAGCGCCGGCAATAGTTGGGCGCGCAAAGATGCGATTGGCCGGCGACCGATGTGCTGGTGGATGCCGACAGGCTTGCCCGCCTTGTCGTCAATGAAGTTGATTTCCGGCAACCGCATGAGTACCGGTGTCCCGTCGCGCATTTCGAAACTGGTCTTGCCGCTGCTGCCGACGACCTGCTCGGGCGGTATGCCGGTGTTCTTCACCAAATCCGGCTTTTTTTTCGAGCCAGGCGCGTTCACACTGAGCGGTCCGTGCGTGAACATCTTGGTCCGCCAGAGTCGCACATTTACAAGAGTCAACAGATCAACCGACGTCCTTGCTTCAACCATTGCTTCTCGACGCCGACTCGATGATCGCCGCTTTCTATTCACCCTGTACAGTCTGGGCTGCTTTCTGCTGGGCAAGCGATATCACATTAGCCGCAGCCACGGCCGCCTGCTTCTCATCGGTTCCCACCTGGACCGTGGGCTGGGCAAAATGGATGCCGTTCTCTGCGAACGCCTGCTGGATCATGGTGTAGGCCTTGCGCCTGACGCCGAATTGGTGACCGGGCTTGGTCATGAAGGCGAAGCTCAGCTCGATGCCGAAGTCGCCGAACTGCTCGACGCCCTTCATCTTCACCGTCTCGATGATCTCCGGCGCCAGTTCAGGATCAGCAAGCAATTCCGCGCCGATACCCTTCAAGAGCTTCTTCACCTTCCTGATGTCGGTGTCGAACGACACCCGGATCCTGAACTTGTCGATCACCCAGTCGCGGCTCATGTTCTGCACCGCGCCAAGGTCGCCGAACGGAACCGTGAACACCGGGCCGCGATGATGGCGCAGCTTCACCGAGCGTAGGCTGAACGATTCGACGGTTCCCTTGTAGCTGCCGCTCTCGATGTACTCACCGACCCGGAAGGCATCGTCGAGCATGTAGAAGACGCCGCTGAGCACATCCTTGACCAGGGTCTGCGAGCCGAAGCCGATGGCAACCCCGAAGATTCCCGCGCCGGCGATCAACGGAGCGATCTGCACGCCGAGCCCCGAAAGCACCATGAGAACGGCCACAGTAGCAAGCAGCACAGCCAGGATGTTGCGGAAGATCGGCAGCAAGGTCCTGAGCCGGCTCCGGCGTGCCGCCTCAGCCGGCGTGATTGTGTCGTCGACCGCGGCCAGTTCCAGCGTCCGGCCGATATAGGCTTTCGCCAGTTGCCAGATGAGATCGGCAACCAGCAAGATCAGGACACCGTGGAACAGGCCGCGCACGATGCGGTTTATCGTGGTATTACCTTCTGCCATTACACCTGGGTCCAGGCGCCAGACCAGGCTCAGCCACAGCACCGCGAGCAGGATCACCAGCGCGCGAACGCCGCGGTTGATCAGCACTGTGCGAACGGAATTCGCCGAGGTGGCATTGTCCGGCCGGACCACCAGCGCCTCTGCCACATTGCCGGCGATGGTCAACGCCTTTGACAATAGCAAGGCATAGATGCCGAGCCATAGCGCGCCGTTGAGCTCGGCGACCCAGAGCCCCCAGAGGAGAACCAGGTAGATGGTAAGGAGCCATTCCCTCGTGCTTATGCGCTGTGTGGTCGCTGGTCCGCCTGGAC
This window harbors:
- a CDS encoding mechanosensitive ion channel family protein — encoded protein: MRAIEISRQKSPFLAVCVMAALALVWLAAMGSASMAQAQQTSTMPVADEKFQAFIKMLDDPDIRARLDAMAVPPADKPGAPAASQMAVWDSLIRSHLVALRNAVPRIPGEAANAVRIVRSEINNRGFATILVLFAALLALGFGAEWLFKRAVGGVKQPGSGQAADASAAREANRAARLLPELAPLVVFSLVSAGVFLAFDWPALLRVVILTYLVAFIVARVVMAIGRILLAPNGSAIPAGQEKPLRLVPASDAEAHFWYRRLAVFTGYLMAGWATVSLLPHLGFSPDATRLIAYLLGIGLLVLAVEMVWRRPGGPATTQRISTREWLLTIYLVLLWGLWVAELNGALWLGIYALLLSKALTIAGNVAEALVVRPDNATSANSVRTVLINRGVRALVILLAVLWLSLVWRLDPGVMAEGNTTINRIVRGLFHGVLILLVADLIWQLAKAYIGRTLELAAVDDTITPAEAARRSRLRTLLPIFRNILAVLLATVAVLMVLSGLGVQIAPLIAGAGIFGVAIGFGSQTLVKDVLSGVFYMLDDAFRVGEYIESGSYKGTVESFSLRSVKLRHHRGPVFTVPFGDLGAVQNMSRDWVIDKFRIRVSFDTDIRKVKKLLKGIGAELLADPELAPEIIETVKMKGVEQFGDFGIELSFAFMTKPGHQFGVRRKAYTMIQQAFAENGIHFAQPTVQVGTDEKQAAVAAANVISLAQQKAAQTVQGE